A window from Drosophila yakuba strain Tai18E2 chromosome 3L, Prin_Dyak_Tai18E2_2.1, whole genome shotgun sequence encodes these proteins:
- the LOC6534410 gene encoding neurotactin, protein MGELEEKETPPTETSAAQQEALEEPKETDKMLDKKEESKEKTPSPQTSKPSSPNAGKKSSPVAEKKIENAESAQSKPGNGEEIIDIPAENGTKPEGAEDKKISKEEREVKPKKIPIGGLKLPGFFMKNKPKAEGDGAEGELLEKEKEEDKDKEANGDAATSSGKDEQKSRPGLGERLRSFFARKPSAEKEKKQLVNGDADAKSEATAEATPAEDASDAPPKRGLLNAIKLPIANMIPKKKSNDDVELGLGKAGLASMETLDDSLKDQDTVDRAPVKTNGTEDLKGELKDEKLAAEEKLAAEEEEQNRPVSLLTRLRGYKCSVDDALIVFGILLFVLLLGVIGYVLTHETLTSPPLREGRYILAVTGCGPVEGVKEDGAFAFRGIPYAKPPVDRLRWKPAELIDDINMCWNDTLPTHNSSVVCTQRLGNGTTVGDEDCLYLDVVTPHVRYNNPLPVVVLIGAESLAGPSPGILRPSARYSRSHDVIFVRPNFRLGVFGFLALDALTKEAHPPTSGNYALTDIIAVLNWIKLNIVHFGGDPKSVTLLGHRAGATLVTLLVNSQKVKGLYTRAWASSGSAILPGKPLSESGKLNEQLMATLECADIECLREASSERLWAATPDTWLHFPVDLPQPQEANASGSRHEWLVLDGDVVFEHPSDTWKREQGNDKPVLVMGATAHEAHTEKLRELHANWTREEVRAYLENSQIGALGLTDEVIEKYNASSYASLVSIISDIRSVCPLLTNARQQPSVPFYVVTQGEGADQLATVDADVQAILGRYEPHTVEQRRFVSAMQQLFYYYVSHGTVQSFVPNRRVINVGQDAQPEEDYLPCNYWISKDIVPRYARVD, encoded by the exons ATGGGCGAACTCGAAGAGAAGGAAACCCCGCCCACTGAGACGTCAGCCGCCCAGCAAGAGGCGCTGGAGGAGCCCAAGGAAACGGACAAAATGTTGGACAAAAAAGAGGAGAGCAAGGAGAAAACACCCAGTCCGCAGACCTCCAAACCATCCTCTCCAAATGCCGGCAAGAAGTCATCACCAGTGGCCgagaaaaaaatcgaaaatgcTGAATCAGCGCAATCCAAACCAGGAAATGGAGAAGAGATTATCGATATTCCCGCCGAAAATGGCACAAAACCAGAAGGCGCCGAAGACAAAAAGATAAGCAAGGAGGAGCGCGAGGTCAAGCCCAAAAAGATCCCGATCGGAGGACTCAAACTGCCCGGTTTCTTCATGAAAAACAAGCCCAAGGCAGAGGGTGATGGCGCCGAGGGCGAGCTGCTCGAAAAGGAGAAGGAAGAGGACAAGGATAAGGAGGCCAATGGAGATGCCGCCACCAGCTCTGGCAAGGACGAACAGAAATCTCGCCCAGGACTGGGAGAACGCCTGCGCAGCTTCTTTGCCCGCAAGCCATCCGCCGAGAAGGAGAAGAAGCAGCTGGTCAACGGAGACGCAGATGCCAAGTCTG AAGCCACAGCTGAAGCTACGCCCGCTGAAGACGCCTCCGATGCACCACCAAAGCGTGGACTTCTGAACGCCATCAAGCTGCCAATCGCGAACATGATACCGAAAAAGAAGAGCAACGATGATGTGGAGCTGGGCTTGGGCAAGGCCGGTCTGGCCTCGATGGAGACCCTCGACGATTCCCTCAAGGATCAAGACACAGTGGATCGGGCTCCCGTCAAGACCAACGGTACCGAGGATCTGAAGGGCGAGCTGAAGGACGAAAAGCTGGCGGCGGAGGAAAAACTGGccgccgaggaggaggagcaaaaTCGGCCCGTCTCCTTGCTAACCCGTCTGCGTGGCTACAAGTGCAGTGTGGACGATGCCCTGATTGTGTTTGGCATCCTGCTATTTGTGCTCCTGTTGGGCGTAATTGGTTATGTGCTAACCCACGAGACCTTGACTTCGCCGCCGCTGCGGGAAGGACGCTACATATTGGCAGTGACGGGGTGCGGACCCGTGGAGGGCGTTAAGGAAGATGGAGCCTTTGCCTTCCGTGGTATTCCCTATGCCAAGCCACCTGTGGACAGACTGAGATGGAAGCCTGCTGAACTGATCGATGACATCAATATGTGCTGGAATGATACCCTGCCAACGCACAACAGCAGTGTGGTGTGCACGCAGCGATTGGGCAATGGCACCACTGTTGGCGACGAGGATTGCCTCTACCTTGACGTGGTCACTCCCCATGTGCGATACAACAACCCCCTGCCAGTGGTCGTTCTGATTGGCGCAGAATCCTTGGCTGGTCCTTCGCCGGGTATTCTCCGTCCATCGGCGCGCTACTCTCGGTCGCACGATGTGATCTTTGTGCGTCCCAATTTCCGTTTGGGTGTCTTCGGCTTCCTCGCCCTCGACGCCTTGACCAAGGAGGCACATCCGCCAACTTCTGGAAACTATGCGCTCACGGATATCATCGCCGTGCTGAACTGGATCAAGTTGAACATTGTCCACTTTGGTGGCGACCCGAAATCCGTCACCTTGCTGGGTCATCGGGCCGGAGCCACTCTGGTTACTCTGTTAGTTAACTCGCAGAAGGTCAAGGGTCTGTACACCAGGGCTTGGGCCTCGTCTGGATCAGCAATTCTGCCTGGAAAACCATTGAGCGAGTCCGGTAAACTGAACGAGCAGCTGATGGCCACCCTGGAATGCGCTGATATCGAGTGCCTGCGTGAAGCGTCCAGCGAGCGCCTTTGGGCCGCCACTCCCGACACCTGGCTGCACTTCCCCGTGGATCTGCCACAACCGCAGGAGGCGAATGCCAGCGGCAGCCGTCACGAGTGGTTGGTTCTCGATGGTGATGTGGTCTTTGAACATCCTTCGGATACCTGGAAGCGCGAACAGGGCAACGACAAGCCGGTGCTGGTTATGGGCGCCACTGCGCATGAGGCGCACACCGAGAAACTGCGCGAATTGCATGCGAACTGGACGCGCGAGGAGGTGCGTGCTTATCTAGAGAACTCGCAGATTGGAGCTTTGGGCCTCACCGATGAGGTTATCGAGAAGTACAATGCCAGTAGCTATGCGTCGCTGGTTTCCATCATTTCGGACATTCGCAGCGTTTGCCCGCTGCTCACGAATGCGAGACAACAGCCCAGCGTGCCGTTCTATGTCGTCACCCAAGGCGAGGGAGCCGACCAGCTGGCCACCGTGGACGCCGATGTCCAGGCCATTCTCGGTCGCTATGAGCCGCACACCGTAGAGCAGCGCCGCTTCGTGTCGGCCATGCAGCAGCTATTCTACTACTATGTCTCCCATGGCACGGTGCAGTCGTTCGTCCCGAACCGCCGGGTCATCAATGTTGGCCAGGATGCGCAGCCGGAAGAGGACTACTTGCCCTGCAACTACTGGATCAGCAAGGATATTGTGCCGCGGTATGCGCGCGTCGATTAA